CCCTACGGCTCCCCGCCACCGTTCGATTTTGACGAATATAAGGACGCCTTTGAGCTCTGGCAGCGCCAGTGGACTATATTTTTGGCCTTATCTACCATCGATACAGCCCTTCCTCAAGCGGACCGCGGGTCCTATAAGGCAAATATGCTGCTGTCCTGCTTATCAAAGCCTACTTTACAGGCCATCTGCACGATGGGCCTGTCCGATGCCGAACTTGGTGACCCCGACATTACCATCGGCAAACTTCGTGAACGGTGTAACGCTGGGAGGAATTGCCACGTTTGGCGCCAACAATTCGCCCTTCGTATACAACGTGAAAAAGAATCCGTAGACAGTTGGGTTTGCGAGCTGCGCGATCTCGCACAAAAATGCGAATTCAACACGGATTGTTGCAACAAATGCCAGGACACCCGGTTGTTGGGCCAAATCATTTACGGCGTCCACAGTGATGAAGTTCGGCGTAAGTTGTTGCAGGAAGGCGCTACACTATCCCTCACCAACGCTTTAACAACACTGCGCACGGCCGAAGCAACACTAATGCAGGCAGCTAACCTGCGGCAAAACGATCCACCATCTATCCAGCAAATCAAAAACAATACCGCCAAAACCGACTCAAAGTCCGCTGCTCGTTCCCCGCACCCAGCTTCCCAACGCAACTTCCGGCGTGGCCCACCAGCAGGTGCCCCACCACACGGATGTTGGAACTGCGGAGCCGATTCGTTCCACCCAAAGTCTGAATGCCCAGCCAATGGAAAAGAATGTGGCGGCTGTGGCATAATAGGCCATTTTCAAAAAGTCTGCTCACGAAAATCTTCGAAACCCGAGACAGCGGGAAGTATCGTCATCGGTTCCATTTTACCAGGGGAACTTATTGAAACCAGCGTCTCGCCTGCCGACAGCGACACGCCCACAGCAGTGCTCTTCCTGCCCGACACGGGCGCCTCGATTGATGCCGTACCACATGCACTTCACCAATCGCGATTCGCCGCGACTCCACTTTGCCCCATCACAACGCGAGCCGTAACGGCGACTGGCGATGCCATAACGTCATTTGGCACCTTCCAGGCAACCATTAGCGTAGGACCCGTCAACGGAGGCACGCCAGTACTTACCACCATCCACGTCCTTAAAAATCTCCAGCAACCAGTTCTATCAAAAGAAACGCAGAAAAAACTCGGCATCCTACCCCTGGATTACCCCCATTGGCGCGTTCAGCAAATCACAGCCCATCCTACGGATTTAGAGAAAGCTAATAAGCTGAAATATTTAATGGCTGCCCATCCCCTCATCTTCGACGGTATATGTCGCCCCATGGTAGGCCCTCCCTGCCACTTCCAGTTAGCCGACGGTGCCATACCATCCGCGATGAGAGGTTCGCGACCAGTCTCCGTCCCGTTGCTTCCAAAACTCAAAACAGAGCTGGATTCGCTCGAGGAGCAACAAATCATCTGCAAGGTCACCGAGCCGACAGCATGGGTCCACCCCTATGGTCATTGCTCCGAAAAAGGACGGCGGCATACGCGTATGTGTCGATTTTACCCCCCTTAACGCCTTCATCGTCCGTCCAACATTCGAAACGGCCACCCCGTTCCAGGCCGTCCGTTCGATTCCGGCCGGGATGCGCTTTTTCACCGTCATCGACGCGTTAAAAGGATACCACCAGGTGCCATTAGACGACGAGTCAGCGACGATGACCACCTTCTCAACCCCGTTTGGCCGCTACATGTACCGCCGGTTGCCTTTCGGTGTTTGCCACGCCGGTGACGACTACAGCCGACGCGTTTCGGCTGTATTCGATGATATTCCAAATTGCCGTCGGATAATTGAAGACATCCTCATATTCTCCGAGACATACGAGGAGCACATTTCTCTCGTCCAACAAGTGTTCCAGCGCGCCGCCGACAACCAAATCGCCATCAACACCGGTAAAATCCAATTTGCCCAGCCGTCTGTTCTGTTTGGCGGCTATATCCTGAGCAACACCGGCTTCCAGCCCAACCCGGAACTCTTATCGGCCATCAGTCGATTTCCTACCCCCACCAACATCACGGAGATGAGAGCGTTCCACGGTCTGTGCCAGCAGATGGGCAATTTCTCCGACAACTTAGCAGCGGCACTCGCCCCCCTTTCcccccttttaaaaaagaatttccaGTGGGAATGGACAACACAGCACGACGCCGCCTTCAACGCTGCCCGCTCCGAATTGTCGTCTTCCGCCGAGCTGTCCTTTTACAACCCAGCACTACCCACGGCCCTCCATGTCGATGCCTCCCGCCTGAGGGGTCTTGGTTTTATACTCCGTCAACAAAATCCCAATGGGAAGTGGAACGTGGTCCAGGCCGGATCACGTTTTCTATCCGACGCGGAGACACGCTACGCCATGATCGAGCTGGAGTGCCTGGGTGCAGCCTGGGCCATGCAAAAGTGCCGGCAGTTTTTGGAAGGCCTCCCATCATTCCTTCTCCTCACGGATCATCGGCCGCTCATCCCGATCTTAAACGACTACAACTTGGACAACCGCCACAACCCACGGATCCTGCGCCTACGCTCCAAAAATGCAGCGTTATGCATTCACAGCCCGCTGGATCCCTGGGAAGGAGAATCTAATGGCCGACGCCCTCTCGCGTTCGCCTGTCCACCCCGCATATCCAGTGGATGAACTGGCGGAAGGCCCAACATCATTCTCCACCCGTGTGGCGCTGATATCCACCATCGACGGATCAGACCCCTGCACGAGCGACCCGCTCCTCGACAAGGTGTCAGCTGCCGCCGCGGTTGACCCCGTCATGATTGCTTTACGTGACGTCATCCGAACCGGTTTTCCCAACGAGAAATGCAACTTACCGCTGCCCCTTCGTCCTTTCTGGTGCGTCAGAAGCCTCCTCGCCATCGACAAAGACGACGACATCATCGTGATGGGCTGCCGTGTCGTCATTCCAGAGGCCGTTCGTCGTGAGGGTCCTCAAAATCTTATCTTGATGCACCAGGGCTCAACAAAGCTACGGCAACGGGCCCGTCAAACCATGTATTGGCCGTCCATGGACAGCGAGATCATCACCGCGGCCCGTGCTTGTCCCACTTGCACTGAACATCTTCCCTCACACCCGCCGGAACCTTTGCTGCCCCACCAGAAAGCATCGCGGCCGTTCGAGTTTATCCATGCCGACCTCGGATGCCACAACGGTCGCGATTTTTAATAATATCTCGCAGACCAATTCAGTGGATGGCCCCACGTCGTCCCTTTTCCGGACAAAAACACCTCCGCACGCAAGGTGGTCGACGCTCTCCGCTCCTTCTTTGCCTTTGGCGCGGGTGCACCAATCAAATTTTGGTCGGACGGTGGGCCCCAGTTCACTGCAGACGAATTTCAGTCCTTTCTTCGTGAATGGGGCATCAGCTACGGCACTTCCTCGGCAGGGTATCCGCAATCTAACGGCTTTGCGGAGGTGTCCGTAAAGAGCATGAAAAAGCTCATCCGCGGATCGTGGTCGGCGGGCTCCTTCGACATGGACCAATTCAGCAAAGGCCTCCTACTCTACCGCAACGCACCACTGTCTGGCGGAGCTTCACCCGCCCAGCTAGTTTTTTAATCGGCCCGTCAGAGATTGCCTTCCGGCCCACCGCCGCGCATTCGCACCCCAATGGCAAAATCGGCCGTACAACTCGAGAAGCAGGCCTTGCGAGCCCGCACTCTTCGTGCCGCTCATTTCAACCAGCGCGCGCACCTCTCCCTCCGTTTTCCATCGGCGATCCCGTCGTCATCCAGAACCACCTGAATAAACGCTGGTCAACCCCTGGTATCATCGTCGAAACCGGCCCATTCCGCGATTATTTAATCAAGACCCCAGCTGGTCGGCTCTTCCGCCGCAATCGTCGCCTTTTGCGTCGTCACTACCCTTTGGCGACACCAGCA
Above is a window of Daphnia magna isolate NIES unplaced genomic scaffold, ASM2063170v1.1 Dm_contigs422, whole genome shotgun sequence DNA encoding:
- the LOC123468764 gene encoding uncharacterized protein LOC123468764; amino-acid sequence: MPPKPFKPYGSPPPFDFDEYKDAFELWQRQWTIFLALSTIDTALPQADRGSYKANMLLSCLSKPTLQAICTMGLSDAELGDPDITIGKLRERCNAGRNCHVWRQQFALRIQREKESVDSWVCELRDLAQKCEFNTDCCNKCQDTRLLGQIIYGVHSDEVRRKLLQEGATLSLTNALTTLRTAEATLMQAANLRQNDPPSIQQIKNNTAKTDSKSAARSPHPASQRNFRRGPPAGAPPHGCWNCGADSFHPKSECPANGKECGGCGIIGHFQKVCSRKSSKPETAGSIVIGSILPGELIETSVSPADSDTPTAVLFLPDTGASIDAVPHALHQSRFAATPLCPITTRAVTATGDAITSFGTFQATISVGPVNGGTPVLTTIHVLKNLQQPVLSKETQKKLGILPLDYPHWRVQQITAHPTDLEKANKLKYLMAAHPLIFDGICRPMVGPPCHFQLADGAIPSAMRGSRPVSVPLLPKLKTELDSLEEQQIICKDGGIRVCVDFTPLNAFIVRPTFETATPFQAVRSIPAGMRFFTVIDALKGYHQVPLDDESATMTTFSTPFGRYMYRRLPFGVCHAGDDYSRRVSAVFDDIPNCRRIIEDILIFSETYEEHISLVQQVFQRAADNQIAINTGKIQFAQPSVLFGGYILSNTGFQPNPELLSAISRFPTPTNITEMRAFHGLCQQMGNFSDNLAAALAPLSPLLKKNFQWEWTTQHDAAFNAARSELSSSAELSFYNPALPTALHVDASRLRGLGFILRQQNPNGKWNVVQAGSRFLSDAETRYAMIELECLARWIPGKENLMADALSRSPVHPAYPVDELAEGPTSFSTRVALISTIDGSDPCTSDPLLDKVSAAAAVDPVMIALRDVIRTGFPNEKCNLPLPLRPFWCVRSLLAIDKDDDIIVMGCRVVIPEAVRREGPQNLILMHQGSTKLRQRARQTMYWPSMDSEIITAARACPTCTEHLPSHPPEPLLPHQKASRPFEFIHADLGCHNGRDF